From one Pempheris klunzingeri isolate RE-2024b chromosome 5, fPemKlu1.hap1, whole genome shotgun sequence genomic stretch:
- the LOC139200888 gene encoding pleckstrin homology domain-containing family A member 5-like isoform X4, producing the protein MSEASNYTGGSDHAANPSSPAGRVSDIHEPSRPSKKIHNFGKRSNSIRRNPSAPVIKRNWLYKQDSTGMKLWKKRWFVLSDLCLFYYRDEKEEGILGSILLPSFHVSMLSVDDHINRKYAFKATHPNMRTYYFCTDTAKEMESWMKVMTDAALVHSEPVKRLDRLKVEQCGPQEINHVANHRPSLTQPEIQNNERNREVDRERTPAVPSTTADEERKQRDAERYGFQKDGAERERPLTKINSIKLQPAQAAAVKASITSPQTPAEIDGSHRSPQVNGSGEQCPADGTGVPPQRSPNHEPDRTLSRTSSMQQLEQWVRTQRGRNQDDDTRSITSYQTLPRNMPSHRLPYMPHYGDGYCSMPRNSMAQRDSICSISPSLYEQALGPSSADKRRSMRDDTMWQLYEWQQRQAYSRQPGLYSNMASPKTMINLSEHAAPSHSIPPSPSHGSLSMYGGYSPMRSYNMNSARSELSSPVYRRDMSIDRRHRPQLNKYAYPPDRRSMPAGIPVQTITSQSLQGKTLSPEDYREHAYTCMPEEMDIDTKLSRLCEQDKMVRTQDDKLQQLYREKHTLETALLSASQEIEMGSDNPAAMQSVIQQRDLLQSGLLSTCRELSRVAAELERSWREYDRLEGDVTLAKNNLLEQLEALGSPQTEPPSQQHVRIQKELWRIQDVMEALSKHKAQRHAGDDTNFYGPKTNFNKHKNEGPDYRLYKSEPELTTVTEVDESNGEDRSEHPSERDHSGNKGMSYPVGIVPPRTKSPLPESSSIASYVTLRKSKKPDPRTERPRSAVEQQLCAAESSRPRMSVEEQLERIRRHQQGTLREKKKGLSIRGSSQENTPSRSHSFTKENHFRSMQSQIRRRDEVISSDIQELEASLRQQEVVREQETPAEEIARLKEASLADHLNVDRELSVPDKVLIPERYVESDPEEALSPEQEADKQRKVDRIRALIAKNSLALSPEEDTEEEVTIQEKEKMINISYELAAEASKRSKLVAVKSLSSSSPPLPQSPNTPIQLTDGSHFMCV; encoded by the exons ATGAGTGAGGCCTCCAATTACACTGGCGGCTCGGACCACGCCGCAAACCCCAGTAGCCCAGCAGGAAGAGTGAGTGACATACATGAG CCCTCAAGACCCTCCAAAAAAATCCATAACTTTGGCAAGAGATCCAACTCCATCAGAAGGAATCCCAGTGCCCCAGTTATCAAGAGAAACTGGCTTTATAAACAG GACAGTACAGGGATGAAGCTGTGGAAGAAGAGGTGGTTTGTGCTGTCTGACCTTTGTCTCTTCTACTACAGAG atgaaaaagaggaggggaTACTTGGCAGCATCCTCCTGCCCAGCTTTCATGTATCCATGTTGTCTGTGGATGATCACATTAACAGAAAATATGCCTTCAAG GCAACACATCCCAACATGCGGACATACTATTTTTGCACTGACACAGCCAAAGAGATGGAGTCTTGGATGAAAGTAATGACAGATGCTGCACTTGTGCATTCAGAGCCAGTCAAAAG GTTGGACAGGCTAAAAGTGGAGCAGTGTGGACCACAAGAGATCAACCATGTGGCCAACCACAGGCCGTCACTAACACAGCCCGAAATCCAGAACAATGAACGCAACCGTGAGGTGGACCGTGAGCGCACTCCAGCAGTCCCCTCCACCACAGCAGACGAAGAGAGAAAGCAGCGAGACGCCGAGCGCTACGGCTTCCAGAAGGACGGGGCGGAGCGCGAACGCCCACTCACCAAGATCAACAGTATCAAACTGCAGCCAGCCCAGGCAGCGGCCGTCAAGGCTAGCATCACCTCGCCGCAGACTCCGGCAGAAATAGATGGGTCACACCGCAGCCCGCAGGTCAATGGATCTGGTGAGCAGTGTCCAGCTGATGGGACTGGAGTCCCTCCTCAGCGAAGTCCCAATCATGAGCCAGATCGTACCCTCAGTAGGACCAGTTCTATGCAGCAACTGGAGCAGTGGGTCCGCACGCAAAGGGGACGCAACCAGGACGATGACACTAGGAG CATTACGTCATACCAGACGCTTCCCAGAAATATGCCAAGCCATCGGTTACCATATATGCCTCACTATGGCGATGGCTACTGCAGTATGCCAAGGAATAGCATGGCACAGCGTGACAGCATCTGCAGCATATCGCCATCATTGTACGAACAGGCCTTGGGTCCCTCATCGGCTGACAAGCGCCGCTCCATGCGCGATGACACCATGTGGCAATTATATGAGTGGCAGCAGAGGCAGGCCTACTCCAGGCAACCAGGGCTCTACAGCAATATGGCCAGTCCCAAAACCATGATTAACCTGTCAGAGCATGCTGCACCAAGCCACTCCATCCCCCCCTCGCCCTCCCACGGCTCCCTGTCCATGTATGGTGGCTACTCTCCTATGCGATCGTACAACATGAACAGTGCTCGTTCCGAGTTGTCCTCTCCAGTCTACAGAAGAGACATGAGCATTGACAGGCGGCACAGACCGCAACTCAACAAG TATGCCTACCCACCTGATAGGAGGTCTATGCCTGCAGGGATCCCAGTGCAGACTATCACTTCCCAGTCTCTCCAAGGCAAAACA TTGAGTCCAGAAGACTACAGGGAGCACGCCTATACATGCATGCCAGAAGAGATGGACATTGAT ACCAAACTTAGCAGGTTGTGTGAGCAGGATAAAATGGTGAGGACACAGGATGACAAACTTCAGCAGCTGTACAGAGAGAAG CACACCCTGGAGACAGCGCTGCTGTCAGCCAGCCAGGAGATAGAGATGGGCAGTGATAACCCCGCTGCCATGCAGAGTGTCATCCAGCAGAGAGACTTACTGCAGAGCGGCCTGCTCAGCACCTGCAGAGAGCTTTCTAGAGTCGCAGCT GAGTTGGAGCGGTCGTGGAGGGAATATGACAGGCTGGAAGGAGATGTGACTCTGGCTAAGAACAACCTGCTGGAGCAGCTTGAAGCACTGGGAAGCCCCCAG ACGGAGCCTCCCAGCCAGCAGCATGTCCGCATTCAGAAGGAGCTTTGGAGGATTCAAGATGTGATGGAGGCCCTCAGTAAACATAAAGCTCAGAGACACGCTGGCGATGATACGAACTTCTATGGGCCCAAGACCAACTTCAACAAGCACAAAAATGAG GGCCCAGACTACAGGCTGTATAAAAGTGAACCAGAGCTCACAACAGTGACTGAAGTGGATGAGAGCAATGGAGAAGACAGATCTGAACACCCGTCTGAGAGAGACCATTCTGGAAACAAAG GGATGTCCTACCCAGTTGGTATTGTCCCACCCAGGACCAAATCTCCATTGCCTGAGTCGTCCTCCATAGCTTCATATGTTACCTTAAGGAAGAGCAAAAAGCCTGACCCCAGGACG GAGCGTCCACGCAGCGCcgtggagcagcagctgtgtgctgcGGAGAGCAGCCGGCCCAGGATGAGCGttgaggagcagctggagaggaTTCGCCGCCACCAGCAGGGCACCCtcagggagaaaaagaaaggccTCAGCATCCGCGGCAGCAGCCAGGAGAACACGCCCTCTCGCAGTCACTCATTTACTAAAGAAAACCATTTTCGCAGCATGCAG TCCCAAATTAGGCGCAGAGATGAGGTGATCAGCAGTGACATTCAGGAGCTGGAGGCCTCGCTCAGGCAGCAGGAGGTGGTGAGGGAGCAGGAGACACCCGCCGAGGAAATTGCCCGCCTCAAAGAAGCCTCGCTGGCCGACCACTTAAATGTGGACCGAGAG CTCTCTGTGCCTGACAAAGTGCTAATTCCTGAGCGTTATGTGGAGTCAGACCCCGAGGAGGCTCTGAGCCCTGAGCAGGAGGCTGATAAGCAGAGAAAAGTTGATCGCATCAGAGCCCTCATAGCCAaaaacag TCTGGCTCTAAGCCCTGAGGAGGATACTGAAGAGGAGGTTACCAtacaggagaaagagaagatgatTAATATCTCCTACGAGCTGGCAGCAGAGGCCTCCAAACGCAGCAAGCTGGTAGCAG TGAAAAGCCTGTCATCCTCTTCCCCACCCCTTCCACAGTCTCCTAACACACCCATTCAACTCACTGATGGCTCtcacttcatgtgtgtgtag